One Halobaculum sp. CBA1158 DNA segment encodes these proteins:
- a CDS encoding diacylglycerol kinase family protein — translation MQIGSRRCLINPHSGTADHADRVRRHMEARGFAVTETDSADHTVELAARAGRERVSTLAVCGGDGTINDALAGLHRADALGDVTLAVLPAGTANLLAGTLGIDSLDHGIELSDTGTVRALDVGVAAGDDDESTEPFLVSCIAGLPADASTATSDDLKERFGTLAFLVAGARETMAFDGLDVRVESPSSSWAGTATCVLVGNARKFVEEGGQADMEDGRFDVVVVEAMPASGLAVEAAVHRLLGEETEGVTHFRAGELHVESGDDEPIAFSRDGEFASHRRLDLRTLSGALDVRVGDGYVPHPE, via the coding sequence ATGCAGATCGGGTCGCGTCGATGTCTGATCAACCCCCACAGCGGCACCGCCGACCACGCCGACCGCGTGCGCCGTCACATGGAGGCGCGGGGGTTCGCGGTCACCGAGACCGACAGCGCCGACCACACCGTCGAGCTGGCCGCTCGTGCGGGGCGCGAGCGCGTCTCCACGCTCGCGGTCTGCGGCGGCGACGGTACGATCAACGACGCGCTCGCCGGCCTCCACCGGGCGGACGCCCTCGGCGACGTGACGCTCGCGGTGCTGCCGGCGGGGACGGCGAACCTCCTCGCGGGCACGCTCGGCATCGACTCCCTGGATCACGGCATCGAGCTGTCGGACACGGGAACGGTTCGCGCCCTCGACGTGGGCGTCGCCGCCGGCGACGACGACGAGTCGACGGAGCCGTTCCTCGTCTCCTGTATCGCGGGGCTACCGGCCGACGCGAGCACGGCCACCTCGGACGACCTCAAGGAGCGCTTCGGCACCCTCGCGTTCCTCGTGGCCGGCGCGCGCGAGACGATGGCCTTCGACGGACTCGACGTGCGCGTCGAGTCGCCGTCGTCGTCGTGGGCCGGCACGGCCACCTGCGTCCTCGTCGGCAACGCCCGGAAGTTCGTCGAGGAGGGCGGGCAGGCCGACATGGAGGACGGCCGCTTCGACGTGGTCGTCGTCGAGGCGATGCCGGCGTCGGGGCTGGCCGTCGAGGCCGCGGTCCACCGACTGCTCGGCGAGGAGACCGAGGGCGTCACGCACTTTCGCGCCGGCGAACTCCACGTCGAGAGCGGGGACGACGAGCCGATCGCGTTCAGCCGGGACGGCGAGTTCGCGTCCCACCGGCGGCTCGACCTCCGGACGCTCTCCGGCGCGCTCGACGTGCGCGTCGGCGACGGCTACGTCCCCCACCCCGAGTGA
- a CDS encoding ATPase domain-containing protein, with product MTDEHAESPASVGDEVLDRMLRGGLPRGQAMLARGGPGTGKSTLAMQFLDAGVRAGEECLYVTTEQTLDDVGDSFAAFPFALDDDRLDVLSLHATPGVTLEDPDGASETLTLQRLDDDAAVGGDLTFGEYTRELTPATLREEFERYAEYDRVVVDSANGLAGFTDTHTYRRVLLDVIATLTDEGSATVLFTAEEGGQDSVGDLLQYAAHGVLALSREHVRDDDHRFIEIAKLRGVDHDTRRLELEIDAERGVRATPARRSQPPAVKTHGHRPIGVSGFDRLVGGGIVAGAGVLFEHDGMANVSTFLGSFLDAALARGDRIAVVPTIHLRPHGLDTILSGFGHDADDLLSSGRLHVVDLIGTWDGDREGVHVPESGAGVRAAFESIRPADDEADLTSVVNADAYVNALSSEEARDLRYFEESQHMRPADTLVHVHNPRIATDQVSAFFENTAEQVIETWLSESGLQYVQLRKSPCGFVGTTSLVEYLEEEPFVAVQGPPTDRENPMADESYPEEYPSGE from the coding sequence ATGACCGACGAGCACGCCGAGTCACCCGCGAGCGTCGGCGACGAGGTACTCGACCGGATGCTCCGGGGCGGGCTCCCCCGCGGACAGGCGATGCTGGCCCGCGGCGGACCGGGGACGGGGAAGTCCACGCTCGCCATGCAGTTCCTCGACGCCGGGGTGCGCGCCGGTGAGGAGTGTCTGTACGTCACGACCGAGCAGACGCTCGACGACGTGGGCGACTCCTTCGCGGCGTTCCCCTTCGCCCTCGACGACGACCGGCTCGACGTGCTCTCGCTGCACGCGACGCCCGGGGTGACCCTCGAGGATCCCGACGGGGCGAGCGAGACGCTGACGCTCCAGCGACTCGACGACGACGCCGCCGTCGGCGGCGACCTCACCTTCGGGGAGTACACGCGCGAACTCACGCCGGCGACGCTGCGCGAGGAGTTCGAGCGCTACGCCGAGTACGACCGCGTCGTCGTCGACTCCGCAAACGGCCTCGCGGGGTTCACCGACACCCACACCTACCGGCGTGTACTGCTCGACGTGATCGCCACCCTCACCGACGAGGGGTCGGCGACGGTGCTGTTCACCGCCGAGGAGGGCGGCCAGGACTCCGTCGGCGACCTGCTGCAGTACGCGGCCCACGGCGTGCTCGCGCTGTCGCGCGAACACGTCCGCGACGACGACCACCGCTTCATCGAGATCGCGAAGCTCCGGGGCGTCGACCACGACACCCGGCGGCTGGAGCTCGAGATCGACGCCGAACGGGGCGTGCGCGCGACGCCCGCGCGCCGCAGCCAGCCCCCGGCGGTGAAGACCCACGGCCACCGGCCGATCGGCGTCTCCGGGTTCGACCGGCTCGTCGGCGGCGGCATCGTCGCCGGCGCTGGCGTGCTGTTCGAACACGACGGGATGGCGAACGTCTCGACGTTCCTCGGGTCGTTCCTCGATGCGGCGCTGGCGCGTGGCGACCGCATCGCCGTCGTCCCGACGATCCACCTGCGCCCGCACGGGCTGGACACGATCCTCTCGGGGTTCGGTCACGACGCCGACGATCTGTTGTCGTCGGGTCGCCTCCACGTGGTCGACCTCATCGGGACGTGGGACGGCGACCGCGAGGGCGTCCACGTCCCCGAGTCGGGGGCGGGCGTGCGCGCCGCCTTCGAGTCGATCCGCCCGGCCGACGACGAGGCCGACCTCACCTCGGTCGTGAACGCCGACGCGTACGTGAACGCGCTCTCGTCCGAGGAGGCCCGGGACCTCCGGTACTTCGAGGAGTCCCAGCACATGCGGCCGGCGGACACGCTCGTCCACGTCCACAACCCGCGTATCGCCACCGACCAGGTGTCGGCGTTCTTCGAGAACACCGCAGAGCAGGTGATCGAGACGTGGCTCTCCGAGAGCGGCCTCCAGTACGTGCAGCTTCGCAAGTCGCCGTGCGGCTTCGTCGGCACCACCTCGCTCGTGGAGTACCTCGAGGAGGAGCCGTTCGTCGCCGTCCAGGGACCGCCGACCGACCGCGAGAACCCCATGGCCGACGAGTCCTACCCCGAGGAGTACCCCTCCGGAGAGTAA
- a CDS encoding class I SAM-dependent methyltransferase, with the protein MNADELRDAWADRTGEFSPRYYAHYGPNEVSRHLAERLADAVGRDASVLELGCGSGRHLAHLHDDGFTDLVGVDINPDSFDVLREEYPDLADAGSFHVGAIADVLPRFDDRAFDAVYSVETLQHVHPEEMSATFDEVARVAGDVLVTVELEGDGSGGIVEVDDDLPLYRHDWGAVFEPRGVDATTVETLGNDTARTFRRVD; encoded by the coding sequence GTGAACGCCGACGAACTACGCGACGCCTGGGCGGACCGCACCGGGGAGTTCTCCCCGCGGTACTACGCGCACTACGGCCCCAACGAGGTGAGCCGCCACCTCGCCGAACGCCTCGCGGACGCCGTCGGCCGCGACGCGAGCGTGCTCGAACTCGGCTGCGGGTCGGGCCGCCACCTCGCGCACCTCCACGACGACGGGTTCACTGACCTCGTCGGCGTCGACATCAACCCCGACTCCTTCGACGTGCTCCGCGAGGAGTACCCGGACCTCGCCGACGCCGGCTCCTTCCACGTCGGCGCGATCGCGGACGTGCTCCCGCGGTTCGACGACCGCGCCTTCGACGCGGTCTACTCGGTGGAGACCCTCCAACACGTCCACCCCGAGGAGATGTCCGCGACGTTCGACGAGGTCGCCCGCGTCGCCGGCGACGTGCTCGTCACCGTCGAACTCGAGGGCGACGGGAGCGGCGGCATCGTCGAGGTCGACGACGACCTCCCGCTGTACCGTCACGACTGGGGGGCGGTTTTCGAGCCCCGCGGGGTCGACGCGACGACCGTCGAAACGCTCGGGAACGACACGGCTCGGACGTTCCGGCGCGTCGACTGA
- a CDS encoding MATE family efflux transporter, with protein sequence MSRLRRAGSALARALASAGVIDEARLRATTDLAWPRIVTGFAIMSKRTVDLALVGLIIGPTAVAGLTLANAFWMLAKFLAIGLAGGTVALVSQNYGGGEGDRAAAVIRLSVLIAVALAVPAVATYAFAAEPLVGLLGDDPDSVRHGATYLAVVAPGLLFEFLNLVASRTYAGIGDTVTPMVVRAGGALANIALSATFVLGFDMGVAGAALGTALATGLVTVVFVWGMTGHSYLRGRGASPVPLRLRGSEEDRELLVQIGRVSAPLVARRAAQGLVVFPLLAIAATFGPVAVAAIGVGRQVRQLVGSFSWGFSIAASTLVGQELGRGGETEAEAYGWGIARLSLVVYVVAAAVVLALAEPVAGVFVDDPANLALSADFVRVAAVSVVALGVDGSITGALRGAGDTRVPFLATLAGAYLAALPLAWAGTVVPALGVAGLLLALVAETAVPMVVNLRRFRSNRWKAVSREYRPSTGD encoded by the coding sequence GTGTCACGGCTCCGCCGCGCCGGGTCGGCGCTGGCTCGGGCGCTCGCCAGCGCCGGGGTCATCGACGAGGCGCGGCTGCGCGCGACGACGGACCTCGCCTGGCCGCGCATCGTCACCGGCTTCGCCATCATGTCGAAGCGGACCGTCGACCTGGCGCTCGTCGGGCTGATCATCGGCCCGACCGCGGTGGCGGGACTGACGCTCGCGAACGCCTTCTGGATGCTCGCGAAGTTCCTCGCGATCGGGCTCGCGGGCGGGACGGTCGCGCTCGTCTCCCAGAACTACGGCGGCGGCGAGGGCGACCGCGCGGCCGCGGTCATCCGCCTCAGCGTGCTCATCGCGGTCGCGCTGGCGGTGCCGGCGGTGGCGACGTACGCGTTCGCGGCCGAACCCCTCGTGGGGCTCCTCGGCGACGACCCCGACAGCGTCCGCCACGGCGCGACGTACCTCGCGGTCGTCGCGCCCGGCCTGCTGTTCGAGTTCCTCAACCTCGTCGCCAGCCGAACGTACGCTGGGATCGGCGATACTGTGACGCCGATGGTCGTGCGCGCCGGGGGCGCGCTCGCCAACATCGCGCTGTCGGCGACGTTCGTCCTCGGCTTCGACATGGGCGTCGCGGGCGCGGCGCTGGGCACAGCGCTGGCGACGGGGCTCGTCACGGTCGTCTTCGTGTGGGGAATGACCGGCCACAGCTACCTCCGGGGGCGCGGCGCGAGCCCCGTCCCGTTGCGGCTCCGGGGCTCCGAGGAGGACCGCGAACTGCTGGTCCAGATCGGCCGCGTCTCCGCCCCGCTGGTCGCCCGCCGGGCCGCACAGGGGCTCGTGGTGTTCCCCCTGCTCGCTATCGCGGCGACGTTCGGCCCCGTCGCCGTCGCCGCGATCGGCGTCGGGCGACAGGTGCGCCAGCTGGTCGGCAGCTTCTCGTGGGGCTTCTCTATCGCCGCCTCGACGCTCGTCGGCCAGGAACTGGGCCGGGGCGGCGAGACGGAGGCCGAGGCGTACGGCTGGGGGATCGCCCGCCTGTCGCTGGTGGTGTACGTCGTCGCCGCCGCGGTCGTGCTCGCGCTCGCTGAGCCCGTCGCGGGCGTGTTCGTGGACGACCCCGCGAACCTCGCGCTGTCGGCCGACTTCGTCCGCGTCGCCGCGGTGTCGGTCGTCGCGCTCGGCGTCGACGGCTCGATCACCGGGGCGCTACGCGGGGCCGGCGACACCCGCGTTCCGTTTCTCGCGACGCTCGCGGGGGCGTACCTCGCGGCGCTCCCGCTGGCGTGGGCCGGCACGGTCGTCCCCGCGTTGGGGGTCGCCGGCCTCCTGCTCGCGCTGGTGGCGGAGACGGCCGTGCCGATGGTCGTGAACCTCCGGCGGTTCCGGTCGAACCGCTGGAAGGCGGTGAGTCGCGAGTACCGTCCGAGCACGGGCGACTGA
- a CDS encoding 3-hydroxyacyl-CoA dehydrogenase family protein, whose product MRVTVLGAGTMGAGIARSAAAAGHEVALRDIEESRVADGLADIEATLEEGVARGAVTEAERTAALDRITGTTSLSEAAGGAALVIEAVPEDADLKRDVLGAAESHVAADAVLASNTSALSVTGLASALERPERLLGLHFFNPVHVMELVEVVVAERTSEATLATAREFVDSLGKTAVEVRDSPGFASSRLGVALGAEAIRMYETGVAGVADIDAAMELGYDHPMGPLELTDLIGLDVRLDVLEHLREELGERFRPPQALKRKVRAGKLGKKTGEGFYVWEDGEAVRPADEPSPAADETPGSDDETPRTNDETPGSADGAGGGR is encoded by the coding sequence ATGCGAGTTACGGTGCTTGGCGCGGGGACGATGGGCGCGGGGATCGCGCGGTCGGCCGCGGCCGCCGGCCACGAGGTCGCGCTCCGGGACATCGAGGAGTCGCGCGTGGCGGACGGTCTCGCCGACATCGAGGCCACCCTCGAGGAGGGCGTCGCCCGCGGGGCGGTGACGGAGGCCGAGCGGACGGCCGCGCTCGACCGGATCACGGGGACGACATCGCTGTCGGAGGCGGCCGGGGGGGCGGCGCTCGTGATCGAGGCGGTGCCCGAGGACGCCGATCTGAAGCGGGACGTGCTCGGCGCGGCGGAGTCCCACGTCGCCGCCGACGCCGTGCTGGCGTCGAACACCTCGGCGCTGTCGGTGACGGGGCTGGCGAGCGCCCTCGAGCGTCCAGAGCGCCTGCTCGGACTGCACTTCTTCAACCCGGTGCACGTGATGGAGTTGGTGGAGGTCGTCGTCGCCGAGCGCACGAGCGAGGCGACGCTCGCGACGGCACGGGAGTTCGTCGACTCGCTGGGGAAGACGGCCGTGGAGGTGCGCGACTCGCCGGGGTTCGCCTCCTCGCGGCTGGGCGTCGCGCTCGGCGCGGAGGCGATCCGGATGTACGAGACCGGCGTCGCGGGCGTCGCCGACATCGACGCCGCGATGGAGTTGGGGTACGACCACCCGATGGGCCCGCTCGAACTGACGGACCTGATCGGGCTGGACGTGCGCCTGGACGTGCTCGAGCACCTCCGCGAGGAGTTAGGCGAGCGGTTCCGGCCGCCACAGGCGCTCAAGCGGAAGGTCCGCGCCGGAAAACTGGGGAAGAAAACCGGCGAGGGCTTCTACGTCTGGGAGGACGGCGAGGCGGTGAGACCGGCGGACGAACCGTCGCCGGCGGCAGACGAGACGCCGGGGTCGGACGACGAGACGCCGAGAACGAACGACGAGACGCCGGGATCGGCAGACGGGGCCGGAGGCGGGCGATGA
- a CDS encoding enoyl-CoA hydratase-related protein → MSDDCGDPEAAADDCEFVDCAVGDRAAAVATVTLNRPDARNALNAQLREELIRVLAAIDDRESGVRVVVLTGADGAGAFVAGADVTELRERDALEQRRASERPRVYERVADLRQPVIARINGHALGGGCELAQACDVRIAHERAKLGQPEIALGLIPGGGGTQRLARLVGEGQAMKLILSGEVIDATEAAEIGLVEEVHGDEGFDERVDDLAAAMADKSPLALEHAKTAVRAASRLDLDAGLEYESELFTALFASRDKDEGIDAFLEDRDPEWEGR, encoded by the coding sequence ATGAGCGACGACTGCGGGGACCCCGAGGCCGCGGCCGACGACTGCGAGTTCGTCGACTGCGCGGTCGGCGACCGCGCTGCCGCCGTGGCGACCGTCACGCTGAACCGCCCGGACGCGCGCAACGCGCTGAACGCGCAGCTTCGCGAGGAGCTGATCCGGGTGCTCGCCGCGATCGACGACCGCGAGAGCGGCGTCCGCGTCGTCGTGCTCACGGGTGCCGACGGGGCGGGGGCGTTCGTCGCCGGCGCGGACGTGACGGAGCTTCGCGAGCGCGACGCGCTGGAGCAGCGCCGCGCGAGCGAACGGCCCCGCGTGTACGAGCGCGTCGCCGACCTCCGCCAGCCGGTGATCGCCCGGATCAACGGCCACGCCCTCGGCGGGGGCTGCGAGCTGGCGCAGGCGTGCGACGTGCGGATCGCCCACGAGCGCGCGAAGCTGGGCCAGCCGGAGATCGCGCTGGGACTCATTCCCGGCGGCGGCGGCACGCAGCGACTGGCCAGGCTGGTCGGCGAGGGACAGGCGATGAAGCTGATCTTGTCGGGCGAGGTGATCGACGCCACGGAGGCGGCCGAGATCGGGCTCGTCGAGGAGGTTCACGGCGACGAGGGCTTCGACGAGCGCGTGGACGACCTCGCGGCGGCGATGGCCGACAAGAGCCCGCTGGCGCTGGAGCACGCCAAGACGGCCGTGCGGGCGGCCTCCCGGCTGGACCTCGATGCCGGCCTCGAGTACGAGTCGGAACTGTTCACGGCGCTGTTCGCGAGTCGCGACAAGGACGAGGGGATCGACGCGTTCCTCGAGGACCGCGATCCCGAGTGGGAGGGCCGGTAG
- a CDS encoding dihydrofolate reductase, translating into MVELVSVAAVSENGVIGDDGELPWPSIPADKRQYRDRVAGETVILGRKTFESMLDDLPGAAQIVVSRSRSSVDTDTAHAVAGVEEAVAVAESLGAETAYVLGGGAIYELFQPHLDRMVLSRVHGEYDGDTRYPEWNTDEWTLSDSTEHDRFTLETWVRVGES; encoded by the coding sequence ATGGTCGAACTCGTGTCCGTCGCGGCTGTCTCGGAAAACGGCGTCATCGGCGACGACGGCGAACTCCCGTGGCCGTCGATCCCGGCGGACAAGCGCCAGTACCGCGACCGCGTCGCCGGCGAGACAGTCATCCTCGGCCGGAAGACGTTCGAGTCGATGCTGGACGACCTTCCGGGAGCCGCCCAGATCGTCGTCTCACGCAGCCGAAGCTCTGTCGACACCGACACCGCACACGCGGTCGCCGGCGTCGAGGAGGCGGTCGCGGTCGCCGAGTCGCTCGGCGCGGAGACGGCGTACGTCCTCGGCGGCGGGGCGATCTACGAGCTGTTTCAACCCCACCTCGATCGGATGGTGCTCTCGCGCGTCCACGGCGAGTACGATGGTGACACCCGCTATCCGGAGTGGAACACCGACGAGTGGACGCTCTCGGACTCCACCGAGCACGACCGCTTCACGCTGGAGACGTGGGTGAGGGTCGGGGAGTCGTAG
- a CDS encoding PIN domain-containing protein, whose amino-acid sequence MELVIDANVVISALIADSKTRELIVTLEPDLLTPAFVYDEIENYEDLIVEKSGMKPARVAQFIDLLFQYVDVVPSSEFYPAIEKADEAIGDTDPDDVLYLACAIACDAAIWSDDSDFDEQDLVETYPTSEVIDSFDTR is encoded by the coding sequence ATGGAGCTGGTCATCGACGCCAACGTCGTCATCTCTGCACTCATCGCTGATTCGAAAACGCGGGAACTCATCGTCACGCTCGAACCGGATTTACTGACACCTGCGTTCGTTTACGACGAAATCGAGAACTACGAGGACCTAATCGTGGAGAAATCTGGAATGAAACCGGCCCGAGTGGCACAGTTCATCGACCTTCTGTTCCAATACGTTGACGTTGTCCCCTCCAGCGAGTTCTATCCGGCTATCGAGAAAGCAGACGAGGCAATCGGTGACACCGATCCGGACGATGTACTGTATCTAGCATGTGCGATAGCCTGCGATGCGGCTATCTGGAGTGACGACTCCGACTTCGACGAACAGGATCTGGTTGAGACGTACCCGACGAGTGAGGTAATCGACTCGTTCGACACGCGCTAA